TCAACGTGACGGCCGCTGTCGCCGTCGCGGGTCCCGGCGCCGGTGCCGCGGCCGCCCCGGTCGAAGAGAAGACCGAGTTCGACGTCGTCCTCGTGGACGCCGGTGCCAGCAAGATCAACGTCATCAAGGAGCTCCGCGCCATCACCGGCCTGGGCCTCAAGGAAGCCAAGGACCTCTCCGAGAAGGGTGGCGTCGTGAAGGAAGGCATCAGCAAGGACGATGCCGAGAAGTTCCGCGCGCAACTCGAAGGCGCGGGCGCGAAGGTCGAAGTCAAGTAAGACCTTTACACCGCGGGTGCAATACCGGAAGCTCCACGGCTTCCGGTATTTTTCATTGCCGTCGCGTCCCCTTGAAGCGAACACAGGATCGAGAAGGCTCTTTTTCTCGTCGGGATGATCCGTTCGAGCAGGCGCCCACCGAGGCGAGCGGCGTGCCTTGATCCAGCGTGGAGCAAGAACCTGCTTTCGGTCGGGCGAAGCGAGAAATTCCGATTCGTTTTTGCTATAATCGCGTACAGGACAGCTCGAATATGGAGCT
This genomic stretch from Deinococcus yavapaiensis KR-236 harbors:
- the rplL gene encoding 50S ribosomal protein L7/L12, whose protein sequence is MAYNKEQFLDDLSNITLLELADLIDAIKEKFNVTAAVAVAGPGAGAAAAPVEEKTEFDVVLVDAGASKINVIKELRAITGLGLKEAKDLSEKGGVVKEGISKDDAEKFRAQLEGAGAKVEVK